The DNA region CCCCGCCCGGGAGCAGGAAAAGCTCACCTGCAGGTCCAGGGCTGTCAGCTTGCCCTTGTCGCCTGTGTTCCGCGCATACTCCTCAATGGTCCAAGAAGGCTGGCCCCGCTTCACCTCGGCCAGCTCGGTCAGCCGCATGTCCGTGTACAGGGGGTTGCTCTTCATGTGGGCCTTGAGTGAGGTGGGGTAGGGGTGTGGGCTGAACACCTGCTCCACCAGGAAGCCGTCTTTGGGCTGCTTGGGCAGTCGGTGCTGTGGGGGGATGTCATACTGCCTGTCAGCCTGCAGAGGGGCACAGAGAATTCCAGAAAAGCAGCACAGGGGCCATCAGATCTCAGGGTGCAGCTTCTTATCACATCCAGGTAGCAACGTGTAGTTACTTAGGAACAAATAGAAAACATACCTGTATTGGGGACATTTCCTAGTAAAAGCTTCTGATTCTAATAGTATGAATACAACCTAATTTTTCCATGCCAGGTTCTTCAATCTGATCCTAACACCATCACTGCCATATTAACACCCATTGCACAGATAGAACAATGAAGCCCAGACTTGACCACCTGCCCCAGAACACACGGCTGGTATGGGTTAGGCCTGGGTTTGACACCTAATCAACTGGCTCCAGAGAGTCCTTGTTGGTTGCTGCACAGCAATGCCTCATCtttcttttaccattttataGCTGGAGTGAAAGATACAGGTCCTCCCTTCTATGCACACTACTTGTCTGAAAAGAAAGCACATGTCGACTGCCTCTCTAGCAATTATCCCTGGTCCCTTTCAGAGGCATCTGCAGGCATTCAGGATAAGAGGATAGTCAGGGCAACAGGGTGAAGGTGTGAAGGTGCCTAACACAGCTCACCATCATTTATGTTCTCAGTCCAGGAAACATATCCCTGGACTGTTCTCAGTGGACCTGTTATAATGGAGAACTTCTGATGCTCTCTATTTCTACCTTCAATCCACAAAGATGTCATTTCCTCCAGGCAGCACTTCCTGACCCTCCAAGACTGTGATAGCACCCAGGCATGTGACCTCACAGGATGTGCATAGACCTCTCAACCATCATTTGTCACATTGAACAATAACTGCCTGTTTATCCGTCTGTCTCCACTGGACTGTGTGTTCCTTGAAGGCAGGCAATTGTTCACCTTGTAATCCTGAATCCAGCAAAATAGACACTGAGTAGAAGACAGTCCATCACTATTTGTGGAAGGGAGAGAAACCAATGATATGGAGTTTAGTTAGCAAAGAGTGTTGTGAATATAATTAACAGAAAAAGACTGGAGTAGAGGAGTGTAGTAAGAAGTAAGAGAAAGGGAATCAGGTTAATTGTCATGAGGGTGACATATCAGATGTGACATGTGACATGTGATGAACAAATACATGTGAGTGCATTGCCCACATGCAAGGGGACTGACTGCCCACCTATCCGCAAATCCAGCCCATCGGCTCTTGCTCAAACACAGCCAGCAATTAGCTATTCCAACCTACCAAGCTGTTACACGGACATGAAGAGTGCAGGACAAACTCTGCTAAACCCAAACAAGGAAGTGGAGTTCCctcttgttttctatttcctcaaaGCCAAGACTCAGAAGAGTCTTTACTGATTTGACCTATTCTTCTAATTTCCATGACTTGACATTCATAGAGCCTCTACCACATGCAGGGCCCACACCAAGCTGAGGACTGGTGAAAATGGCAATAATGACAACCACAACAGCCACTGCAATCGTGATCACAGTTAACCAAGGGCTATGTGCCCAGTGCTAAAGGTGCATTATCTCATTCCATCTTCTCATTAATATCCTGAGGTTGTAACTATAGTTATCCCCATCATGCATGTGCAATCTCAGGTCAGAGGGGTTGAGACTGACCCAATGCTgcacagctagtaagtggtagAACCAGAATCTTTACCTGTTGGCACTCCTAAGACAGGATATTTAACTGACCATGTCTGTTCCTACCACTGAGGAGTTTATGTTTTAACTTGGCAATccgtatatatacacaatatgtaTGTTTTAGCCTATTACATCTGAACAAAGACTAGAGATCAAAGGCCACAAATAATCTAGGGAAGCTTCCAGATACCTATGAATTAAGATGCCATGAAGAGTGTGCAGGACTTAGATCAGCACGGAGGAGGGGGTCAGATGTTTCTGATGGAGGAATCATTTGAAGAAAGTTTTGATGATAAAACAGGGCCTGCCATTATGGATGCTCAATCAGTATTTGCTGAATGGGTGACTGGATGTGAGCATGGTGTTTTTGAGGAAAAATAGGTAGAATCATGGAGGTAGAATAGGCCTCAGGATGTAACAGAACcttcctgtgtgtgtatgtgtgtgtgtgtgtatgtggtacatAAAGTCCACAAAGCCTCAAAACCTAAGTTTGAGATTTTTTGCTGAAGGAAAGGGGTACCAAGAAGCAGCTGGGAATAGCAGGCACCACAcaaccagagagcagagttttggaaagTAAACACAGCAGTGGTCCATGATGTaggacagaaagcagagagtgggcCCCCAAGCCCTAGGTTGGGGGGTGCTAAGAGCCTGGGTTATGTGTGGGGTaaatggaaaggaaggaagaaatgtaAGAAATACCACAAGAGAACAATGCACAGGGCCTAGCAGCTCTACTGGATGTGAGTGAGGCAAAGAGGGAAGTCCAAGGTGAGCAGGGCCATTTTAGCTTTTTGATGATTGCATGAAATGGTGACCCAATACCCCCAGGAGGGAATCAGCAAGAAAGAACACTGGCTTTCAAGGAACACAAAAGTCTGATTTGAGACCTGTAGGTTTTGATATGTGGGCAAGTCATGTGGGGAACTGGCCTACAGCAATTTGAGACCTGGGACCAAATTGAGAACCCAGGCCAGTTAGCACCATCCTCAGCCCAGGGATGGTGAGAGCAGGTAGAAGAAAATAGGGTCACAGAGGCAACAAAATGAAGAAGGCTTTTGTGCGAGGCACATTTCAAATGGCTCTTCCTTGAGCTTGTGGCTATTCCTGTTGGTCAGGGGAAGCCTGGACGTTTAATGGATTGCAGGTGTGGCTAGTTCAGTTTGAATTAGCATTCCTAAGAAGTGCCTGACCACTTCAGACCTCTAAATGGCCACTTTTCAATGCTATCCAAGACCCAGGATTCTATAGACCTGGCTTAGCTAAGAGTCAAGGGCATTGGAACTAGAAGACAAGGACATGTCTGGGCATCTAGTCAGAGTAGCAGCATGGATCATCCTCTGGCCTTTCTCCAACACTATTCATGGAAAACAGATACAGAAAACTGGAGTGGTGACCAGTACTACCCAAGGCTTCTTTggggtcagaaaaaaaaaatggctacttaaattttttctttcccccGTCTTTGGACCCTGAGAACCTCTTTAGGACCCAGTTTTCcaagcttttctttctttgtaacaTTTTAGAATCTCAGCCTCCTCCTCTAGCTTAGCACATGTGCATCCCACACCATCCTCACTTCCTGTCCCTGGCAATCCTGTCCTCAGGGACCTCAGCAGGCTCTGTGGTCCGACCACTTACCTTGAGAAGCAGGGGAAGGAATGGAGACAAGGACAAACTGAAAATTATCACTTTGGCCAGAAATGGTTCTCTGGAACTCACTCAGAATGAACAGGAGTAGCCACAGGTGCCACTGAAACAAGTCCCTCCTTACCACAgggaatgagaaaaagaaagcattcGAGTGTATGTAACTGCACAGATTGCAGAGCTGATGAGGTGAAGTCTGAGATCAATATGCAAAAGCACTCATGCTCACATTGAAAGCACAGAACAATACAACTATGTAGGGAAAACCAacggaaaaggaaagggagacaCCATATTAAGAGTTGCTATTTTTGCATGGGGAACAAtgaatcattttcttatttatcttcttACCAACATCTGTCTTACAATGACAGAATTCATGCTTTTGCAAAGGAACATCACACATGAAACAAAGTCCATAAAAAGGACACACATTAGCAAGCATATTTGCAAAGCATTTTCcctgcttgcctggcatgggtccTGCTGCTTGGAAAAGGACAGAAAGACATCCTTGGTGGTGCCTGTCTGCCCTGACACACCCCCGTCCTGTGAAAATCTCTTCTCACACCACCTGTCCAATATCCCAGCCACACTGTCTACTGCAGGCAACATCTCAGCGTGAGCTCCACCTCGCTGACTGACAATTGGCCAAACAGCCTGCCTTCTTGTCCTCTCTGTTCTAATGGGCCAAGCTTGCCAAACCTGGAAGGGTAACTAGCACACAGAGGTGAGGCCTTTTTCTTGCTTTATGGAATATCCCGAGCTTGGAAATACAACCAGGGCTATAATAAAGCCGGTGCCAATTATGGGAACCTAAATTTCAGTTACCTCTTTAGATTTCCGATGCCAGTCCTTATTATCTCCTGGGCCTGCCTCTTTTATCTCCTCCTCATTGAGGCCCATGCGGTTGGTGTAAGTGATGGTACGCCAGTCTCTGGGCGAGTTGGAGATGCTGGCGATTTTGGATTCGGTGGCGCTGTTCTCCTCGGTCAGGGACCTGGAGGATGGCCTGGTGAAGAGGCTTTTTTTTAAGGCCTTGACGCGCAGGCTTTCGCTGTTGCTTCCGCTGGCATCGGAGCAGCACCAGTCCGCGTTGCTCTCCAGCTTGGGTCCATGGGAGCCACTGTGTGCACGGAACACCCGGGGAGAGGCGCTGTCATCCGAGGGGGCCTCGCTAGTCAAGGAGTTCAGATCGATCTGCACATTCACCTTCTCTGGCTGCTGCATCTTCTGATCCAGTTTATTTAGTTTGCCCAGGACCTGGGAGATTTCCTCGCGGACCCCCGACAGTGATTCCAGCTTGCGTTCAATTTCACCGATCCTGAGCACCAGTTTGCACACACTGGTCTTCAACTCATCTTCCGAGTGGTGGATGTTTTCGGGCCGGTTGCCCTTGTCTCCCTTGCTGTTGGGGACCCCATTGGCAATTTTGGTGAGGTTGTGCTCTGGGGAACTGTCACAGTCCGACTTATGAAGCTGAGACAAGGACCCGGTGCTGTTATAGCAGGACGACTGTATCACCCCCGTGGAACCACTGATGCTCATGTCGTCGAGGAACCGGAAAATATCACTGATATCGTCACTGACGATTTCAGAGTCGTCATCGGAGTGCTTCATGTGCCGGTCGCCGTACTTGCCCGGGCCAGAGGCGCACAAGTCTTTGCATTTCTTGGGTTCTAGGACGTGCTGCTCCGTCTGGGTGCCCACGCTACTGGTGTCTGAGCTGAGCTGTCCGCTGGTGCAGCTGATACTCTTGTCTTTAAACTTCTTGATGGCTTCGTGCTTCTCCAGGTCAACAGGGGATGAGATCTCTTTAGATTTGAGCCCATTTTGTTTCACCGCGTAGCCAATGGGGAGAATCGGCGGCTGATCCTTCGGCACCAAGTAAGTGGGGCGCCTGTCTGGGGCTGAAAAATTGGGGGTCTGGCTTCCGGGATTCGGGTAGCGTAGCTTTTCCTCGGAGGGATTTCTATTGAAAAAGGACCGTTCAAAGTCAGGAACTTCCTCTGTATTTAAGCTCCAGCTTTTGGCTGGCCATGGAGTCTGCTTACTGGGCCTCCCCGGACAGCGTCTGGTGTCCTGGGTTCCCATCACAGGAGTGGGTCCGAAATATGTAGATGCTTGAAGGTCATCTAGGCTTTCGTGCTTTACGCGCCTTTTGTCAGGAACGGGGGAATACACTGGGTTCAGGTACTGGCTGTGGTAGGGCATCTCAAAGCTGTGATTAAAGAAGGGTGGCTTGTGGGACTCCTTTCGACTCTGGTGTTCCCCATGCTCAGCCTCTGCTTTGTTGGTAGGATCAACCAAACTAGGGGACACGGTCATGAGATTGTGAAAATCCTCTTTGAAGATGTTCCTTTTCTGGACACAAGACTGAACCACGAAGGGCTCCTCATTGGAGATGAAGGTCTCCTTGATGCTCTGACTGAGGGGCAGGGAGTCCTGGTCTGAAATGGACTCATTCTCAATGTTCATGGGGAAGTAGGTCCTTTGCATCTCACAGGGCTGAGGGCTGGCCACAGAGTATGGGGCCAGAGCCTGCAGCCTGTCCAGGGAAGCAGCCCGGTTTTTCACCTCTTTGCTGACACCCAACAAGAAGTTGGGCTCCGAGGCAGGGACAAACTGCGGGCAGTCCTTGCAATCCATCTTGCGGCACTTGGATGACTGCCGGGTGGGGTAGCCCCGGCTGAAGGGCCTCTCGCTCAGCTCACAGTTCAGGGGCTCACACTCGGCAGCGTTGCAGATCTCTGTGTCAGACCTGCATGATTCAAAGGACGCCTCCTTCTTGCGACCCTTTTGGCGACCAGTAGGCAGCTTTTCCTTAGCGGCGCCCCCATTCATTTGGATCAGGTTGAATATGGTCACGATGTCTGCTGCCACCATGATTTTCTTGGATTGCTGGTTATTCACAGTGCATTTCATCTTGTCTTTGAATAATGTGGCTGGAAAATTGGGATCGAGACAAGCAGTGTAGAAGAGCACGCTTCTCAGTTTGGCAAGTTGTGATAGATCAAACCGGGCACACAGTGATTTGCACAGGTCCTGATAGGAAACGGTATTTTGTTTGCTGTCCAGTTCCTCCAAGATCTTCACCAAGAAGAGGGAAGTCTCCTGATTGGCCTCCATGATTTAGAATTTCGAAAACTCACTGATGATAGGGAAGCTTCAGGTTGGTTCTACAGGGATGACATtggaaaagagagggagggaaagaaggttATAAACACCAGTGGAACCTTAAGTTCAGCTTGTTATGAACCActtaaagaaatacaaaggaaaacattttaatgacTAAACAGTGTATCAAAGGCTTTAAAACTATTCATAGTAATGCCCTTCTCAGGAATCTACCTTAAAGAAATGATCAATGGCAATAATTATGCAAAAAGATGTTCACTTCCAGGGTTTTTAcatggtgaaaaaaataaaaaaatcctaaatatccAAATAATAGGAAATATAGGAATACAATCGGTTATgatatacaatgaaattttacaaaCACTAAAATTACACCCTATAATGGAACACTATTCATTAGTAGGAAAAGAACAAACTTCTAGTGCATGCCATGACATGGATGATTCATGGAGTGAAAGAACCCAGAGTCAAAAGGCTACatactatattatactatatgATTCCGTTATAATGAACTCTGGAAAATAGAtcggtggttgccaggggctggatGTAAGGGGAGGGGTTGACCTTGAAGACGCACAGAGAAATTTTCCAGAATGATGGACCTGTTCTACATCTTGGTGGTGATGGCGGTGGTTATGTGActatatgcatttgtcaaaactcatggAACTAAACACTAAAAAGTGTGCATCTCACTATATGTAAATGGTACCTTaacttaaaaattacataaaacttTGATTGGCAAAAGAAAACTGTACaatattgagtgaaaaaatatggaaataaatatgtacatagaaaGATCTTAATGATATAAAGTTATACGTTCCTAAAAGTGACAATGAAAGTGCATTTAAATGTTAATAGTCAttaagtttgaattttaaatatacttttttcccctaaattagtAATctcttttccaatattttatcATGCAAATTTTCAAACTTGCAGCAAAGTTGAAAGAGTTTTATAGTGAACACTGATATACCCACCATCTGGATTctacaattaacattttaatatatttgcttGATCACATatctacccatctatccatcATCAAGCCACCTTATTTTTTATGTACTTTAAAGCAAATTGCAGACATCTGTACATTTCCCCCCAAATACTTTGTCATGCACATCATTACCTCAAGTTCAATAACTGTTTAGTTTTCCTTTgcatataaaatttacatataatgaAGATCACAAATGATCAAGTATGCATCAGTTGAAGTTTTGACAGATATGCCTGTGCACTAACCAACACCTCCAGAAAGAAGATGTAAAATGTTCTTATTACTCCAAAAAAGTTCCCTCATACCCTTTCCTGTTCAGTCACTGTTCATTATTTATAAGTGATATGTTATTTGTTCCTTGTAATTCCCCATCCTTTCTAAAATTCTtataatatacacatattatTTTGCAGTTGCCAAACAATAACGAATCTTTTACtttggaatggaatggaaaagcCATATTAACTGATGTGGgatgagaaaattaaatacatcAAATCAAATGTTTAACAAAATTTCATAGGAGAAGGTGAAATTCCTCATTTATAAACATGGACACAGCTTTTGCAATTCCTGAGGACACAATGAATTACATAATGCATTACTTCCCTGATCCACACTACTTAGACAAGGCGATTTGATAATCGACTTATTGATTTTAAAGCTGACCCAGTCTGTGGGGCCCAGCCCATTTTCTAGGGGAACAGTGCATTTTCTTCAGATTAAATTGTAGCAGTTTGAGGCAATGGGCTCTCTCTCCACCCCAAGGGCAGCTCCTCTAAACAGGCTTTTATAAACATTAGCTTGGTCTCACTCATGAATGTTGAGGGATATGCATAGATCTGTGGCTTACATTTTCCAGtatagaaaaaggaatgaaacCCAGACAAGTTCTGTTCCTGCCCAGAATAAGTCACTGGGAATCCCACTTCTCCCACTcagtgcccctgccctgcccagcttTCAGCTGCATCTTATTAAAGCATTCTGTGTCAGGATGTTCTGGCTTGCTAAAGGTGGGGACAACCTGTAATGCTTGAATTTCaagtaaataaatggatttaaatATCAGAGCAGAGGACAAATGAATGCAATTTAGAAAACAGCAACACATGCATATCATATTTTATGGTTGTGGTCATACAAAGTACTTTCCTagctacatttttctttaatccCTGTAACTACCTTCAGAAGCCTCTTCATTTTTGCTATTAACTTTTTGACAGAGGAAACAGGCTTCAGGAACTTAAGGATCTGGTAGCATCTGGAAGCAACAAGATCTAAAGCCAAGGCTGTCAGCTAGCTCCATGCCCTGCCCCATCATGTGCCTCCCAAGAAAGCCCAGGACTTTGCCATCTCAAATTTCATGCCTACTTTGCATGTCTATAAAGAATTATTgatcccagattaaaaaaaaaaaactacttgggggctggggtgtagctcagtggtagagtgcttgcctcacacacacatgagggcctgggttggatcctcaataccacatacaaataaataaataaaaataaagacattgtgtccatctacaactaaaaaaagattttaaaaaatttaaaaagaactatttTAGGAAACCAAGGCTCAATGTCTCCTGAAGTGAATAATGGAAATACAAACACTGTATGAGGCCTAAGTCACTTTTGTCAAAGTTGAAGGTAAagaagggacaggaaagatggtggatgagatggacatcattaccctaggtatatgtatgactgcacatatggtacgaTGCTGCATGGTGTAcgaccaaagaaatgaaaagttctgCTGCaattgtgcacaatgaatcaaaatgcattctgctgtcatatatacctaataaaaataaattaattaattaattttaaaaagtgaaggtaGGGAATCTATGGACACATAAAAAGTGAAGGTAGGGAATCTATGGACAGGTACATGGACACAGGTACTGTGTAGGTGCACATGATGTGGTCCACCATCAGAGAAACTCCACACAGACCTGCTACACTATACCAATATATGCAAGGAGGAATAGGAACAAAGAAAGAATGCATTGAAAAATAGGCTTCCAGGTTCTCTAGCAGAATAATAGACTCAGCCTGCAGCAGGCAGCCATGGGTGGGCTACCTCATTTGACCACACAAACACCtctctgcagatgaggaaattgaggaaCTGGGCGATCCAGAGGCCAACACTGGATCAGGGTCCTGAGGTCTTCTGGCACTGTTTGAAGAGCACAAGGCTCAACCTTATAGTAAGGGTAGGTAAAGTGTCCACCACTGAGGGACAGTAGTGAATGGGGGAGGCCCCCTTTGGACTGACCTACTATGTGAGATCAGCTTTGGAAAACGACTCCGTTGTATACAAAGAGCAAGACACACTTGCCTAAAACACAAATTTGGCCTCTCCATTATTACATTTTTGACTTCTTGAATCACATGCTTCCAGGGACCCTCATTAGACCCGTGAGTTACTGCCTGTGACTGGATTATGCACCACCTCAGAGGGAAAATAACAAGTTGGCTGTGGGACTCATTATCCAgctttttattaaataagaaGAAAGCTCATGAACTGATTCCATGGGGAAAATTTGAAAGTGGCTCAACACACATGACTCCAAGCCCAGCCTGGCTTCCCCCATGGTCTTTAGCACCCGCCCCGTGCACTGGCCTCAGGTCTCCTTGAAGGTTCTGGAAGCATTCAGCCCCACAGAACCTTTTCTGTGCATCCAGTATGGGTATGGCACTGTGCTAGGCACCGCTTAAAAAAGGTAAGGGAGCTCCCTCACAGAGCTCATGATCTCAGAGAAGAAAATGACTTTTATGATCAGGGCTGGATGGAGCCCAGCCTGGGTCCTTTGTTTAATGGATAAGAAAAGTGGGGCCAAGAAAAGAGACATGGCGTTTTAAAGGCACATGTGGGATTAGTGGCAGAATGGGTCTTAGCAGCCAGGTCTTATGTCACCTAGCCTGTTTTCTCAAATGGTCATGCAAAATGCCAGAGTTCATTGATGAGGACCAAGGAGCTTAAACAAGGGACCAGGACCCCAGGTGGGGGTGATGGAGTCCAGCCCGGAGGAAAGGAAAGGTGCCATCTACAGCTTGGCAAAGGAGGTGCCATCTACAATGACCTCAAAGCTGAAGAGGAGGTGAATGTTTGAGGGTACAGGGTAAGGGGACAAAGGAGATGTTCCAGGCAGGAGGCTGAAGGTGGAGGGGAGCAGGGTGGAGTCTGTGTGTTTGGTCAGAATGGAGAGAGGGAGGTGGAGCTGGACACATGAATGGTATTTAGATAGGGCTTGCTACGATCTGActgtgtcccctccaaaattcagGGGTTACCAATGTGACAGTATTAGAAGGTGAGCTATGAAGAGGTAACTAGACCATAAGGGCTCCTCGCTCATGGGAGGGACTGAGGCCCTTATCAAAGGATTCATGCAGCATGAGGCTTGCTAGCTCTTCCACTATCTGCCACGTGAGAGTGCAGTGAGAAAGCTGTCTCCAGATAGGAGAAGCGGGTGCCTTGACAGTGGGcttctagcttccagaactatgaggaataaacttttttgttgtttataaatgatccagtctcaggtattatgttatagcagcacaaatagAGTAATGAATTCTGAGTGAGGAGTTTGGACTCAATTCTATAGGCAACTGGAGTCAGGGCAGGGGTCTGGGTGAAGCAACCCAGCCTACAGGATATACGGACTGGGATCCACATTATCTTCTCCTTTTCTAACCTCTGCACATGCACAGCCAAGGTGAGAAATCCAGGATGGTCTAAATCCTGAGCCATGGATATTTCCACAAACAATAGTCTGTAGCTTTGGGAAGGGCAGGAGTTGAATGTTTTCCCATTATCCCGGGGCACCTTTCTCATTTCTCATGCCACATTCCCACGATGATAAATGGTGTTGCTGTCCAGCCTACAAGGCTAAAATGAATGTCCACCCTTTCACCACCTTATGCATTTTTAATTGTTCAAACTGTTGACATTTGAtgttaaagaagaagaaagagatgatCCGGGGATATAAAATTTATAGGATTGTCGTTTGAATCTTTGGACAAATATAAGCTCCCTGAATTTCATTTCTATCAACTCCCTTAAAGCTTTAATCTTCCTTTCTGACACTAACAACCCAGAAATCTGATGACAATGAATGATATAAACCTTAAACTGGATCAGCAAGACTCGGTTATGGAGTATTCTTAATAAAGCTCACCCATATGCCATAATACATTGATCTTTCAAAAACCAAAATTAAGTACTGAGATGTAACGTGGCCATAATGTTCTGACTTCATGTTAGCACAGTGAGGGAGAATTTATCTGTAgcatttatatgatttctggaGTGGTTGTCCTGCCTATTGTTCTGAATTTTGTGGTCTTTATTTCCAGGATGGGGAATGTTACTGTGATTTAATGAAACTATGGATTCAGTGAAACTGTAAAAGGTTGGTATCCATCTAGGAATCTGAACTGGTAACCTAGAATTTCTACATTCTTCATGTCATCTCAAATAAAATCTCATACTGAAGGGAGAGTTCTTTCCAACCCAGAGGCAGCTTGTTCTCCACAAAAACTACTAAGAAGACATACATCAAGGAGTTGAGGAGGGGACTACACTCTTGTTTGCTGAGGGTATCCCTGCAGAGCTCAACCCTttattaagaaatgaagaaattacAAGGCAATTTCCAGATCTGACAAGGAGGTATCCTCAGAAAATgtcttgggctgaggatgtggctcaagcggttgcgcgctcgcctggcatgtgtgcggccagggttcgatcctcagcaccacataccaacaaagatgttgtgtccgccgagaactaaaaaataaatattaaaattctctctctctcttaaaaaaaaaaagaaaatgtgtgtggggggggacacCCATTACAAACACCTAGAAATGCTGGGTAGAGTGCTTCACCACaaccccccacctccccacccccgctTAACATGCATAGCTAAGTTTCCAAGAGGGCAAAATAAATGTCCAGGTGTCAAAAACAGGGAAAGGATAAGAAATCACAAAAGTAGGCAGGAGAACTGATATTGAGCTTccctggagggaaagggagagtcttactaaggagaaggagaagaatccCCTCTCCATGAGAAGGAGGGTGGGAACACAGATTCTGCATAAAGTTGGGACCCTTGAAGGACTATTCCCTAATTCTAAttgaaagaatgaaatagaagaaaatctgcTTATTAGTTCCAGAAACAAGGACACTCATCAGCTTCTGCCTGGGCTCTATagtcaataaagtaaaaaagttaCTCCTTG from Ictidomys tridecemlineatus isolate mIctTri1 chromosome 5, mIctTri1.hap1, whole genome shotgun sequence includes:
- the Minar1 gene encoding major intrinsically disordered Notch2-binding receptor 1 isoform X1; this translates as MEANQETSLFLVKILEELDSKQNTVSYQDLCKSLCARFDLSQLAKLRSVLFYTACLDPNFPATLFKDKMKCTVNNQQSKKIMVAADIVTIFNLIQMNGGAAKEKLPTGRQKGRKKEASFESCRSDTEICNAAECEPLNCELSERPFSRGYPTRQSSKCRKMDCKDCPQFVPASEPNFLLGVSKEVKNRAASLDRLQALAPYSVASPQPCEMQRTYFPMNIENESISDQDSLPLSQSIKETFISNEEPFVVQSCVQKRNIFKEDFHNLMTVSPSLVDPTNKAEAEHGEHQSRKESHKPPFFNHSFEMPYHSQYLNPVYSPVPDKRRVKHESLDDLQASTYFGPTPVMGTQDTRRCPGRPSKQTPWPAKSWSLNTEEVPDFERSFFNRNPSEEKLRYPNPGSQTPNFSAPDRRPTYLVPKDQPPILPIGYAVKQNGLKSKEISSPVDLEKHEAIKKFKDKSISCTSGQLSSDTSSVGTQTEQHVLEPKKCKDLCASGPGKYGDRHMKHSDDDSEIVSDDISDIFRFLDDMSISGSTGVIQSSCYNSTGSLSQLHKSDCDSSPEHNLTKIANGVPNSKGDKGNRPENIHHSEDELKTSVCKLVLRIGEIERKLESLSGVREEISQVLGKLNKLDQKMQQPEKVNVQIDLNSLTSEAPSDDSASPRVFRAHSGSHGPKLESNADWCCSDASGSNSESLRVKALKKSLFTRPSSRSLTEENSATESKIASISNSPRDWRTITYTNRMGLNEEEIKEAGPGDNKDWHRKSKEADRQYDIPPQHRLPKQPKDGFLVEQVFSPHPYPTSLKAHMKSNPLYTDMRLTELAEVKRGQPSWTIEEYARNTGDKGKLTALDLQTQESLNPNNLEYWMEDIYTPGYDSLLKRKEAEFRRAKVCKIAALIAAAACTVILVIVVPICTMKS
- the Minar1 gene encoding major intrinsically disordered Notch2-binding receptor 1 isoform X2, encoding MEANQETSLFLVKILEELDSKQNTVSYQDLCKSLCARFDLSQLAKLRSVLFYTACLDPNFPATLFKDKMKCTVNNQQSKKIMVAADIVTIFNLIQMNGGAAKEKLPTGRQKGRKKEASFESCRSDTEICNAAECEPLNCELSERPFSRGYPTRQSSKCRKMDCKDCPQFVPASEPNFLLGVSKEVKNRAASLDRLQALAPYSVASPQPCEMQRTYFPMNIENESISDQDSLPLSQSIKETFISNEEPFVVQSCVQKRNIFKEDFHNLMTVSPSLVDPTNKAEAEHGEHQSRKESHKPPFFNHSFEMPYHSQYLNPVYSPVPDKRRVKHESLDDLQASTYFGPTPVMGTQDTRRCPGRPSKQTPWPAKSWSLNTEEVPDFERSFFNRNPSEEKLRYPNPGSQTPNFSAPDRRPTYLVPKDQPPILPIGYAVKQNGLKSKEISSPVDLEKHEAIKKFKDKSISCTSGQLSSDTSSVGTQTEQHVLEPKKCKDLCASGPGKYGDRHMKHSDDDSEIVSDDISDIFRFLDDMSISGSTGVIQSSCYNSTGSLSQLHKSDCDSSPEHNLTKIANGVPNSKGDKGNRPENIHHSEDELKTSVCKLVLRIGEIERKLESLSGVREEISQVLGKLNKLDQKMQQPEKVNVQIDLNSLTSEAPSDDSASPRVFRAHSGSHGPKLESNADWCCSDASGSNSESLRVKALKKSLFTRPSSRSLTEENSATESKIASISNSPRDWRTITYTNRMGLNEEEIKEAGPGDNKDWHRKSKE